The following are from one region of the Cloacibacterium normanense genome:
- a CDS encoding RagB/SusD family nutrient uptake outer membrane protein codes for MRKNILKYTIACLSIGLTMASCSRDFVETEFFQSVEQRPLVSIEELESSVRGQYNAMRSASYYGCDFTMISEVRSDNMFSNNASGYYNTVSNYSMLSSDSYASGPYTQMYRVVALANLVINNQSPTPLTWKVSTDPTAIKNKENYLKGQSYAARALAFFDALRLYGQEYSGGTTGIVIPTKYEPTKLQARATVDEVRTQIENDFTTALSLMLPSLDSYTDKTVLNTVSVKVLMSRYYLYKKDYAKVRQLVNEVITASSGRYSVIGRGDYANSFRNSSAQNSIFELAIGTLGDLGTTSTSYKLLNAPLGYGNMKVLSALRSSYNANDIRLAGITTGLVLNGKYANTFDNIKVVRFEEVLLNGAEAELMPGGDPAKALLYYNLLLQNRVLNYVPAVAVTLADVYQEKKKEFVGEGHGMFDLLRRGQGITQRNTSGAAVRVRNVGDNLLAFPIPRAEINVPGSLVVQNPSYSN; via the coding sequence ATGAGAAAAAACATTTTAAAATATACAATAGCATGTCTTTCAATAGGTCTTACTATGGCGTCATGTAGTAGAGACTTTGTTGAGACAGAATTTTTCCAGTCTGTAGAGCAAAGACCGTTAGTTTCTATTGAAGAATTAGAATCTTCGGTAAGAGGACAATATAATGCAATGAGAAGTGCCTCTTATTATGGATGTGATTTCACCATGATTTCAGAAGTGAGAAGTGATAACATGTTTTCTAATAACGCGAGTGGTTATTATAATACTGTAAGTAATTACTCTATGTTATCAAGTGACTCTTATGCTTCAGGTCCTTATACACAAATGTATAGAGTGGTAGCTTTAGCTAATTTAGTTATTAATAACCAATCTCCTACTCCATTAACTTGGAAAGTAAGTACTGATCCTACAGCAATTAAAAATAAAGAAAATTACTTAAAAGGACAGTCTTATGCAGCTAGAGCTTTAGCATTTTTTGATGCTTTAAGACTTTATGGACAAGAATATTCAGGAGGAACAACAGGTATTGTAATTCCTACTAAATATGAGCCTACTAAATTACAAGCTAGAGCAACAGTTGACGAAGTGAGAACTCAAATTGAAAATGATTTCACTACAGCTCTTTCTTTAATGTTGCCAAGTTTAGATTCTTATACAGATAAAACAGTTCTTAATACAGTTTCTGTAAAAGTTTTAATGTCTAGATATTATCTTTACAAAAAAGATTATGCAAAAGTTAGACAATTAGTAAATGAAGTTATTACTGCTAGCTCTGGTAGATATTCAGTAATTGGTAGAGGTGATTATGCTAACAGTTTCAGAAATAGCTCTGCTCAAAATTCAATTTTTGAATTAGCAATTGGTACTTTAGGTGATTTAGGAACTACTTCTACTTCTTATAAACTTCTTAACGCTCCTCTTGGATATGGAAACATGAAAGTTCTTTCTGCGCTTAGAAGTTCATATAATGCTAATGATATTAGACTTGCAGGTATAACTACTGGATTGGTTCTAAATGGAAAATATGCTAATACCTTTGATAATATTAAAGTAGTAAGATTTGAAGAAGTTTTACTAAATGGTGCAGAAGCAGAGTTAATGCCAGGTGGAGATCCAGCAAAAGCTTTATTATATTATAATTTATTACTACAAAATAGAGTATTAAATTATGTTCCAGCTGTAGCTGTTACATTAGCAGATGTTTATCAAGAAAAGAAAAAAGAGTTTGTAGGAGAAGGTCATGGTATGTTTGACTTATTGAGAAGAGGACAAGGCATCACTCAGAGAAATACTTCTGGTGCAGCTGTAAGAGTAAGAAATGTTGGTGACAACTTACTTGCTTTCCCAATTCCAAGAGCAGAAATTAATGTTCCTGGTTCATTAGTAGTACAAAATCCAAGCTACTCTAACTAA
- a CDS encoding putative porin, which produces MKYILFIIFFAVHFLGAQIVNKTDGNVPSDTLIIDKGGKDSLKIFKPTINDYQHYTQFSEKKIFDTVFTIDKSYQFTQYNNQDNFGKIQFANIGSGFQDLMFRVNKEQNLALLPTRKSHFILGIDDVKYYDVKTPTTSFIYHNAMKQGAALKTTYTQNVGKNFNVAVEYMGLRSQGVYQRELASSNNFILSSRFNSKNNRYRFFTHYIHQNVNNEENGGIEDLSLFLGDDTRFNNRQNLAVNLTSTDSRFSYRRYYFSQEFQFVNSEKYPFKVRHTIFHQANKYWYKQQGSESFYNSDVVEDYGTSAYKFSKNLSNTFTLLFDKPTFKLEAGVRHQMINLGTDKELPAIVGVNIPLDNKENRFGAVGNLEIKLWDKVDLKSNLEYSNGSTFGNFLRSENNLKLEPIKDYILDAHVNLQTSKPSFNYLINPSFYQNFNYNFLDAKNESTLEIGGKVNLKWFQSSVFANYFRIENYTYIGADYQPKQSESSLNISQIGGEATFSYWKLNFNTKLLFQSALSEKNLYPMPSFIGRLNAYYQAKAFKDAAEIQTGIKVYYFSKFNSREYFPVLNEFAVSANTASIGGQPIADAYFNMKVKRMLIYAEAQHVNTTFMKNKSFAAPNYPIYDFRLNLGIVWYLFH; this is translated from the coding sequence ATGAAATACATCTTATTCATCATATTTTTTGCAGTACATTTTTTAGGCGCTCAAATTGTTAATAAAACCGATGGAAATGTTCCTTCTGATACATTAATAATAGATAAAGGAGGTAAAGATTCTTTGAAAATCTTTAAGCCAACCATAAATGACTACCAGCATTATACTCAGTTTTCTGAAAAGAAAATTTTTGATACAGTTTTTACTATTGACAAATCTTATCAATTTACACAATACAATAACCAAGACAACTTTGGTAAAATACAATTTGCCAACATCGGTTCTGGATTTCAAGATTTAATGTTTCGTGTCAACAAAGAACAAAATTTAGCATTATTACCTACTCGAAAATCACATTTTATTTTAGGAATTGATGATGTTAAATATTATGATGTAAAAACACCCACTACATCTTTCATTTACCATAACGCGATGAAACAAGGAGCAGCCTTGAAAACTACTTATACTCAAAATGTAGGAAAAAATTTCAACGTAGCAGTAGAATATATGGGACTGCGTTCTCAAGGTGTTTACCAAAGAGAATTGGCGTCGTCTAATAATTTCATCTTGTCTTCTCGTTTTAATTCTAAGAACAATCGTTATCGATTTTTCACACATTACATTCACCAAAATGTAAACAACGAAGAAAATGGTGGAATAGAAGATTTAAGTCTGTTCTTGGGAGATGACACTCGTTTTAATAACAGACAAAACCTTGCGGTAAATCTTACCTCTACAGATTCTAGATTTTCGTACAGAAGATATTATTTCTCTCAAGAATTTCAGTTTGTCAATTCAGAGAAATATCCTTTTAAAGTAAGACATACCATTTTCCATCAAGCCAATAAATATTGGTATAAACAACAAGGTTCTGAGTCGTTTTATAATTCAGATGTTGTAGAAGATTATGGAACGTCTGCTTATAAGTTTTCTAAAAATTTAAGCAATACATTTACCTTACTTTTTGATAAACCTACTTTCAAATTAGAAGCAGGAGTTCGTCACCAAATGATTAATTTAGGAACGGACAAAGAACTTCCAGCCATTGTTGGGGTCAATATTCCTTTAGACAATAAAGAAAATAGATTTGGTGCAGTAGGGAATTTAGAAATCAAATTATGGGACAAGGTAGATTTAAAATCTAATCTAGAATATTCTAACGGAAGTACTTTTGGCAATTTCCTTCGTTCAGAAAACAATTTGAAGTTAGAACCGATTAAAGATTATATTTTAGATGCCCATGTAAATTTACAAACCTCTAAACCAAGTTTTAATTATTTAATCAACCCATCGTTTTACCAAAATTTCAATTATAATTTCTTAGATGCTAAAAATGAAAGCACTTTAGAAATCGGAGGTAAAGTCAATCTAAAGTGGTTCCAAAGTTCAGTTTTTGCCAATTATTTTAGAATAGAAAATTACACATACATTGGAGCTGATTATCAACCAAAGCAAAGCGAGTCATCACTCAATATTTCTCAAATCGGTGGCGAAGCTACTTTTTCTTATTGGAAACTTAATTTCAATACCAAATTGCTTTTCCAATCGGCTTTGTCTGAGAAGAATCTTTACCCAATGCCTAGTTTTATCGGTAGATTAAATGCGTATTATCAGGCAAAAGCGTTCAAAGATGCTGCAGAAATTCAAACTGGAATAAAAGTGTATTATTTCTCTAAATTTAATTCTAGAGAATATTTCCCAGTACTCAATGAATTTGCAGTTTCTGCAAATACGGCTTCTATTGGTGGTCAACCAATTGCAGATGCTTATTTTAACATGAAGGTAAAAAGAATGCTTATTTATGCAGAAGCGCAGCATGTAAACACTACTTTTATGAAAAACAAATCATTCGCTGCTCCCAATTATCCTATTTATGATTTTCGATTGAATTTAGGAATTGTTTGGTATTTATTTCACTAA
- the bshC gene encoding bacillithiol biosynthesis cysteine-adding enzyme BshC produces MPKFKFPFQDLETIPKLIKDFLQQEIPQFSAYQFTLDNALLQAEKKAHNYTLEQRKILVDVLRAQHQHLDLSAKQSQNLDLLLSENTFTVTTGHQLNLFSGPVFFVYKILQTIKTADFLTQNSDKNFVPIFWLATEDHDFEEINHFKTANGFYQIKGSSGGAVGRIIIEDNSFLEEFEKEFKDDVFGTQLILLAKKAYQKGRTFTEATQILVQEIFAEFGLLMIDGDDVLLKNQMQNIFKEELVNHTTHHFSQENVKFLTEKYGKVQVNPREINLFYLSDTRNRIEFDGEQFQIVDKNLTFTLEELAEDWSKISPNALLRPVFQEKVLPNIAYIGGNAEIMYWLEMPKVFEKFGAEFPLLVPRNSMLFLREKTLDKIEKSGVALQDFLGDFQKFLNQKLLKESELNADLEKREQLLKENFEILKNKASLTAVTFRNMVEAEETRQLKSFQKFKKRLLRAEKILHADKIDYLQRLYSEIHPANNWQERSLNFSVFFAENGEKWLKNCYQEMEVLNSVLIVSEF; encoded by the coding sequence ATGCCGAAGTTTAAATTTCCGTTTCAAGATTTAGAAACCATCCCGAAATTAATCAAGGACTTTCTTCAACAAGAGATTCCGCAGTTTTCTGCATATCAGTTTACTTTAGATAACGCACTGTTACAAGCAGAAAAAAAAGCACATAACTATACACTAGAGCAAAGAAAAATACTGGTAGACGTTCTTAGAGCGCAGCATCAGCATTTAGATTTAAGTGCTAAGCAATCGCAGAATTTAGATTTGCTCTTGTCCGAAAATACTTTTACCGTAACTACAGGTCATCAGTTGAATTTGTTTTCTGGGCCAGTTTTTTTTGTCTACAAAATTTTACAAACCATAAAAACGGCTGATTTTTTAACTCAAAATTCCGATAAAAATTTTGTTCCTATCTTTTGGTTGGCTACAGAAGATCACGATTTTGAGGAGATTAATCATTTCAAAACTGCAAATGGATTTTATCAAATCAAAGGAAGTTCTGGTGGTGCAGTTGGCAGAATTATTATAGAAGACAATAGTTTTTTAGAAGAATTCGAAAAAGAGTTTAAAGATGATGTTTTCGGAACACAGCTTATTCTTCTTGCCAAAAAAGCTTATCAAAAAGGAAGAACTTTTACCGAAGCTACTCAGATTTTGGTTCAAGAGATTTTTGCAGAATTTGGACTTTTAATGATAGATGGAGACGATGTTTTGCTCAAAAATCAAATGCAAAATATCTTCAAAGAAGAACTGGTAAATCACACGACACATCATTTTTCTCAAGAAAATGTAAAATTCCTAACCGAGAAATACGGAAAAGTACAAGTAAACCCTAGAGAAATTAATCTTTTCTACTTGTCCGACACCAGAAATAGAATAGAATTTGATGGAGAACAATTTCAGATTGTAGATAAAAATCTCACGTTTACTTTAGAAGAATTGGCAGAAGATTGGTCTAAAATTTCACCGAATGCTTTGTTAAGACCTGTTTTTCAAGAAAAAGTTTTGCCCAATATTGCTTACATTGGTGGGAATGCAGAAATCATGTATTGGTTAGAAATGCCAAAGGTTTTTGAAAAATTTGGGGCAGAATTTCCTCTTTTGGTTCCGAGAAACTCTATGTTGTTCCTTAGAGAGAAAACTTTAGATAAAATAGAAAAATCTGGAGTAGCCTTACAAGACTTTTTGGGAGATTTTCAGAAATTCTTAAATCAAAAATTGCTGAAAGAATCAGAACTGAATGCCGATTTAGAAAAGCGAGAGCAATTGTTAAAAGAAAATTTCGAAATTTTAAAAAATAAAGCTTCACTTACTGCCGTTACCTTTAGAAATATGGTAGAAGCAGAAGAAACGAGACAATTGAAGTCTTTTCAGAAATTTAAGAAAAGATTGTTACGTGCAGAAAAAATTCTTCACGCAGATAAAATAGATTATCTTCAGCGTTTGTATTCAGAAATTCACCCTGCTAATAATTGGCAAGAAAGAAGCCTCAATTTCAGTGTCTTTTTCGCAGAAAATGGCGAAAAATGGCTCAAAAATTGTTACCAAGAAATGGAGGTTTTAAATTCTGTCTTAATTGTTAGCGAATTTTAG
- a CDS encoding amino acid ABC transporter substrate-binding protein, giving the protein MKKYLVFIYTLIGFVAFAQKTHTVAKGDTPYNISKKYGVTLDELTKLNPQIKEGKLAIGDVLIITKKNSEVVKTTEKAVATTNQKLGKIVLQPKQTIYGITKQYHISEADLRKLNPNLDQHMKIGDEVTLPAENIKKYADQNAFVKTEIPVEKPVEKAVEKPKADEGTYVIQPKDNYYRITKSFNLTQEELFAINPGLEEKGLQPGEVINVKKPQNSKVKETVTWQEDKKTEKAEVQNVVADEYQTYTVQNGDTVFGILNKFNVSLDQLLELNPKLSEGLKPGMVLKVKKLEAGYVKKSGDELNVVLMLPFGFDDGDSKYRSMAADFLTGAKLAIERNAKAGQKLDVKVVDAGSEASFKNSLTQINQNNTDLIIGPFFKSNVLEVLDYVKTQKIPVVAPFANSPELRNYSNLVIIETEQSVFADRIVKEVSLAYSDQKIYIVADSDKTYANYMKKQLEGQLKNANITVVNSSADIQLDTNMMTGQTAPIIAILANDNDDAGSDFSKRIIELAKETSGMKSFSMYYHPSFEKNIAELSNASLVYLMDRKINTDGDFEKEVLADYKKKYCKAPSKYAVIGFDVVNDMLTRENSKGELFKQMNKPQTQLATKFEFVRNKNGAYVNQGYRVVRLVP; this is encoded by the coding sequence ATGAAAAAATATCTTGTATTCATATATACGTTAATAGGTTTTGTAGCTTTTGCGCAGAAAACACATACTGTAGCAAAAGGTGATACTCCGTATAATATTTCTAAAAAATATGGGGTAACACTAGACGAACTCACGAAGCTAAATCCTCAAATCAAAGAGGGAAAATTAGCGATTGGAGATGTTTTAATCATCACTAAGAAAAACTCAGAAGTTGTAAAAACTACTGAAAAAGCGGTGGCTACTACCAATCAAAAATTAGGCAAAATCGTACTTCAACCGAAGCAAACGATTTACGGAATTACCAAACAATATCATATTTCTGAAGCGGATTTAAGAAAATTGAATCCTAACTTAGACCAGCATATGAAAATTGGTGACGAGGTAACTTTGCCTGCTGAAAATATCAAAAAATATGCAGATCAAAATGCATTTGTAAAAACAGAAATTCCAGTAGAAAAACCTGTGGAAAAGGCAGTAGAAAAGCCAAAAGCAGATGAAGGAACTTATGTAATTCAGCCAAAAGATAATTATTACAGAATTACCAAAAGTTTTAACCTTACTCAAGAGGAATTATTTGCCATCAATCCTGGTTTAGAAGAAAAAGGATTGCAACCCGGCGAAGTCATTAATGTGAAAAAACCTCAAAATTCTAAGGTTAAAGAAACCGTAACTTGGCAAGAAGACAAAAAAACCGAGAAAGCAGAAGTTCAAAATGTAGTTGCAGACGAATACCAAACGTACACGGTTCAGAATGGGGATACAGTTTTCGGGATTCTTAATAAATTTAATGTTTCGCTAGACCAATTGCTAGAACTTAATCCTAAACTTTCAGAAGGTTTAAAACCAGGAATGGTTCTAAAAGTGAAGAAGCTAGAAGCGGGTTATGTTAAAAAATCTGGTGATGAACTAAATGTAGTTTTAATGTTGCCATTCGGTTTTGATGATGGTGATAGTAAATACAGAAGTATGGCTGCTGATTTCTTAACGGGTGCAAAATTAGCCATCGAAAGAAATGCTAAAGCTGGTCAAAAACTAGATGTAAAAGTAGTAGACGCAGGAAGTGAAGCAAGTTTTAAAAATTCACTTACGCAAATCAATCAAAATAATACAGACTTAATCATAGGACCGTTTTTCAAGTCAAACGTTTTAGAAGTTTTAGACTATGTAAAAACTCAAAAAATTCCTGTGGTAGCTCCGTTTGCTAACTCTCCAGAGCTTAGAAATTATAGCAATTTGGTGATTATTGAAACGGAACAAAGTGTTTTTGCAGACAGAATTGTAAAAGAAGTTTCTTTGGCTTATTCTGACCAAAAAATATATATCGTGGCAGATTCTGATAAGACTTATGCCAATTATATGAAAAAACAGTTAGAAGGTCAGTTGAAAAATGCAAACATCACCGTAGTAAATTCTTCGGCAGATATTCAGTTAGATACAAATATGATGACTGGTCAAACCGCTCCTATAATTGCGATTTTGGCGAATGATAATGATGATGCAGGAAGTGATTTTTCAAAAAGAATCATTGAGTTAGCTAAAGAAACCAGCGGAATGAAATCATTCAGTATGTATTATCATCCATCTTTTGAAAAAAATATTGCCGAACTCAGCAATGCGAGCTTGGTGTATTTGATGGATAGAAAAATAAACACAGACGGTGACTTCGAAAAAGAAGTTCTCGCAGATTATAAGAAAAAATATTGCAAAGCACCTTCTAAGTATGCTGTAATTGGTTTTGACGTAGTGAATGATATGTTGACCAGAGAAAACAGCAAGGGAGAATTGTTTAAGCAAATGAATAAACCTCAAACCCAATTGGCTACCAAGTTTGAATTTGTACGAAACAAAAACGGAGCATACGTGAACCAGGGGTACAGAGTAGTGAGATTAGTTCCTTAA
- the fabD gene encoding ACP S-malonyltransferase, with protein sequence MKALVFPGQGSQFVGMGKELYDSRKEIKDLMDFSNEILGFDILKIMFEGTDEDLKKTKVTQPAIFIHSVAAVKAIDGTGAQMVAGHSLGEFSALVANGVLSFEDGLKLVSERALAMQEACDVNPSSMAAILGLDDAKVEEICASIGGVVVPANYNCPGQLVISGETKAVEEACNAMKEAGAKRALILPVNGAFHSPLMQPAQERLAAAIENAKFRKATIPVYQNITTTAVTNPDEIKKNLIAQLTGPVKWTQSVQNMIKDGATNFVEVGPGKTLQGLIKKINSEVTVASAI encoded by the coding sequence ATGAAAGCACTTGTATTTCCAGGGCAAGGTTCTCAGTTCGTAGGAATGGGAAAAGAACTCTATGATAGTAGAAAAGAAATTAAAGACCTCATGGATTTCAGTAATGAAATTCTAGGTTTTGATATACTAAAAATCATGTTCGAGGGAACTGATGAAGACCTTAAAAAAACAAAAGTTACCCAACCAGCAATATTTATTCATTCTGTAGCTGCTGTAAAAGCAATTGACGGAACAGGAGCTCAAATGGTAGCAGGACATTCTCTAGGAGAGTTCTCTGCTTTAGTTGCTAATGGAGTTTTGAGTTTTGAAGACGGACTTAAGTTGGTTTCAGAAAGAGCTTTGGCGATGCAAGAAGCATGTGATGTTAATCCATCTTCTATGGCAGCAATTCTAGGTTTAGATGATGCTAAAGTGGAAGAAATTTGTGCTTCAATTGGTGGAGTAGTAGTTCCAGCGAATTACAACTGTCCAGGACAATTGGTGATTTCTGGTGAAACCAAAGCGGTAGAAGAAGCGTGTAATGCAATGAAAGAAGCTGGTGCGAAAAGAGCATTAATTTTACCTGTAAATGGTGCGTTTCATTCTCCATTAATGCAGCCTGCACAAGAAAGATTGGCTGCGGCAATAGAAAATGCAAAATTTAGAAAAGCGACCATTCCTGTTTATCAAAATATTACCACGACTGCTGTTACAAATCCAGATGAAATTAAGAAAAATCTGATTGCTCAATTAACAGGACCTGTAAAATGGACACAGTCTGTACAAAACATGATTAAAGACGGCGCTACAAATTTTGTAGAAGTAGGACCGGGAAAAACTTTGCAAGGACTGATAAAGAAGATTAACTCCGAAGTAACAGTTGCATCTGCAATTTAA
- a CDS encoding GYDIA family GHMP kinase → MKNHIFSPGKLLITSEYFVLDGALALAVPTRLGQDFYSEEEKDSASMVFWEALHENKPWLSIQIDYKNWEIIQTNLPESAAFILKVLQNVQKLSTEKFHSDSTYKITTNLQFPSNYGLGSSSTLMNNLAEWSCIDAFLLNELSLGGSGYDIAVAQEKSAILYQNNPRKVERVEFNPSFTDDLIFIHLNQKQDSREGIRAFQSQKKSLDLRTDFSEITQKVLQCKTLEEFSNLMMLHESKLSEFLGMKTAKEKHFQDCPSFIKSLGAWGGDFVLASKFGDYKNYFFERNFKNILEWKNLIA, encoded by the coding sequence TTGAAAAATCATATATTTTCACCAGGCAAATTACTGATTACTTCAGAATACTTTGTTTTAGATGGAGCTTTAGCTTTAGCAGTACCTACTCGATTGGGGCAAGATTTTTATTCAGAAGAAGAAAAAGATAGTGCTTCCATGGTTTTTTGGGAGGCTTTGCATGAGAACAAACCTTGGCTTTCTATCCAAATAGATTATAAAAATTGGGAAATTATACAAACCAACCTTCCTGAAAGCGCAGCATTTATTCTTAAAGTGCTTCAAAACGTACAGAAACTTTCTACAGAAAAATTTCATAGCGATTCTACGTATAAGATTACTACTAATTTACAGTTCCCCTCGAATTATGGATTGGGGAGTAGTTCTACATTGATGAATAATTTAGCAGAATGGTCTTGTATAGATGCTTTTCTTCTTAATGAACTTTCTTTGGGTGGAAGTGGTTATGATATAGCTGTGGCTCAAGAAAAATCTGCCATTCTTTATCAAAATAACCCTAGAAAAGTGGAAAGAGTAGAATTCAATCCTAGTTTTACTGATGATTTAATCTTCATTCATTTAAACCAAAAGCAAGATAGTAGAGAAGGAATAAGAGCTTTTCAGTCTCAAAAAAAATCTTTAGATTTAAGAACTGACTTTTCAGAAATTACTCAAAAAGTACTACAATGTAAAACCTTGGAAGAGTTTTCTAACCTTATGATGCTGCATGAGAGTAAGTTAAGTGAATTTTTAGGAATGAAAACCGCTAAAGAAAAACACTTTCAAGACTGCCCAAGTTTCATCAAAAGTTTGGGAGCTTGGGGCGGAGATTTCGTTCTAGCTTCAAAATTTGGGGATTACAAAAATTACTTTTTTGAGCGCAATTTTAAAAATATATTAGAATGGAAAAATTTAATTGCTTGA
- the pckA gene encoding phosphoenolpyruvate carboxykinase (ATP) has translation MKNLKIIQELHDLGITGYHEVVYNPSYEELYQAEMSAKNKGFEKGAVTESGAVAVKTGVFTGRSPKDRYIVLDDVTKDTICWDGKVNFPTTPEIFASCKTLVLEQLSTSKRLYVVDAFCGTNPDTRLKVRFVMEVAWQAHFVTNMFIRPSIYELENFGEPDFVVMNGSKTVNPDWQAQGLNSENFVMFNLTERIQIIGGTWYGGEMKKGMFAMMNYYLPLKGMASMHCSANVGEEGDVALFFGLSGTGKTTLSADPKRYLIGDDEHGWDDNGVFNYEGGCYAKVIDLTEEKEPDIFRAIKRDALLENVVVNEYGEIDYKDNSITENTRVSYPIYHINKIVLPSKAGHAKKIVYLSADAFGVLPPVSILSDDQAQYHFLCGYTSKLAGTERGITSPEPSFSPAFGEAFLTLHPTMYSKTLIGKMKEHGAKAYLVNTGWNGTGKRISLKDTRAIIDSIIDGSIESAPKTVVPIMNLEIPTSLPNVTEGILDPRNTYADVSEWEAKAKDLGARYIKNFEQYCDTEEGKRLVSAGPQL, from the coding sequence ATGAAAAATTTAAAAATCATCCAAGAACTACACGATTTAGGAATCACAGGTTATCATGAAGTAGTGTACAATCCAAGTTATGAAGAGCTTTATCAAGCAGAAATGTCTGCTAAAAATAAAGGCTTTGAAAAAGGTGCGGTTACTGAATCTGGTGCAGTTGCAGTTAAAACAGGTGTTTTTACTGGAAGATCTCCTAAAGACAGATATATAGTATTAGATGATGTTACTAAAGATACTATTTGCTGGGACGGAAAAGTTAATTTTCCTACAACTCCAGAAATTTTCGCAAGCTGTAAAACCTTAGTATTAGAGCAATTATCTACTTCTAAAAGATTATATGTAGTAGATGCTTTTTGTGGTACTAATCCAGATACAAGACTTAAAGTAAGATTTGTAATGGAAGTAGCTTGGCAAGCACATTTCGTGACTAATATGTTTATTAGACCATCTATCTACGAACTAGAAAACTTTGGTGAGCCAGATTTCGTAGTAATGAACGGTTCTAAAACAGTAAATCCAGATTGGCAGGCTCAAGGATTAAATTCTGAAAACTTTGTAATGTTTAACCTTACAGAAAGAATCCAAATTATCGGAGGAACTTGGTATGGAGGTGAGATGAAGAAAGGGATGTTTGCCATGATGAACTACTATCTTCCATTAAAAGGAATGGCTTCTATGCACTGCTCTGCAAACGTAGGTGAAGAAGGTGATGTAGCATTATTCTTCGGACTTTCTGGTACAGGTAAAACTACACTTTCTGCAGACCCAAAAAGATATTTAATTGGTGATGACGAACACGGTTGGGATGATAATGGTGTATTTAACTACGAAGGAGGTTGCTATGCAAAAGTAATTGACCTTACTGAAGAAAAAGAACCAGACATTTTCAGAGCGATTAAGAGAGATGCTTTATTAGAAAACGTAGTGGTAAACGAATATGGCGAAATAGACTATAAAGATAATTCTATTACAGAAAATACTAGAGTTTCTTACCCAATCTATCATATTAATAAAATTGTACTTCCTTCTAAAGCTGGTCACGCTAAAAAAATCGTTTATTTATCAGCAGATGCATTCGGAGTATTGCCTCCAGTATCTATTTTAAGTGATGATCAAGCTCAATACCACTTCTTATGCGGATATACCTCTAAATTAGCAGGAACAGAGAGAGGAATTACTTCTCCAGAACCTTCATTCTCTCCAGCTTTCGGTGAAGCTTTCCTTACTTTACACCCAACAATGTATTCTAAAACATTAATTGGTAAAATGAAAGAACACGGAGCGAAAGCTTATTTAGTAAATACAGGTTGGAATGGTACTGGTAAGAGAATTTCTCTTAAAGATACTAGAGCAATTATTGACTCAATCATAGATGGTTCAATAGAATCTGCACCTAAAACTGTAGTTCCAATTATGAATTTAGAAATTCCTACTTCTTTACCAAATGTAACTGAAGGAATTCTTGATCCAAGAAATACTTATGCTGATGTTTCTGAATGGGAAGCTAAAGCTAAAGATTTAGGAGCTAGATATATTAAAAACTTTGAACAATATTGTGATACAGAAGAAGGTAAAAGATTAGTTTCAGCTGGACCTCAATTATAA